A genomic region of Salinibacter pepae contains the following coding sequences:
- a CDS encoding STAS domain-containing protein codes for MSFDAETASSETVIIHVGEALDFRNADDFKETFQEHVDDGVRQFILDFSDTEVLDSTGLGSIFSLYRAISPDDGKVAFADVSEPVQVVVQLTRTYKVFRQFPSVDAAREAFSG; via the coding sequence ATGAGCTTTGACGCCGAGACCGCTTCCTCCGAAACCGTCATCATCCACGTTGGGGAAGCCCTAGACTTTCGGAACGCAGACGACTTCAAGGAAACCTTCCAGGAGCACGTTGACGACGGCGTTCGGCAGTTTATTCTCGACTTTTCCGACACAGAGGTGCTCGACTCCACCGGCCTCGGGTCCATCTTTTCGCTGTACCGGGCCATCTCGCCGGACGACGGGAAGGTCGCCTTCGCGGACGTGTCGGAGCCGGTTCAGGTGGTCGTCCAGTTGACCCGAACGTACAAGGTCTTTCGCCAATTCCCGTCCGTGGACGCCGCCCGCGAGGCGTTTTCGGGATAG
- the lptC gene encoding LPS export ABC transporter periplasmic protein LptC encodes MGGGLLAGGCEHRTRPGGTDRDKTTTGPTPKHVSWDAAFNMSENGRPRAVLRARRMEQYRTDDSTYSVWRSMDDTTKVRVYLFDEEGDSSATVTADSLVFQDQKGVLDAYRNVVVTTEDNKRLESEHLTWHQADRTIRTRRFVRIRTPSEVVQGDGLVADEDLETYQLGRFSAEVDVDEDNDTDEQQ; translated from the coding sequence GTGGGGGGAGGGCTTCTGGCCGGCGGCTGCGAGCACCGAACGCGGCCGGGGGGAACCGACCGGGACAAAACGACGACGGGACCGACGCCCAAACACGTGAGTTGGGATGCCGCGTTCAACATGTCGGAAAACGGACGACCGCGGGCCGTTCTCCGGGCCCGTCGGATGGAGCAGTACCGGACCGACGACAGCACCTACTCGGTCTGGCGTTCGATGGACGACACGACGAAGGTGCGGGTGTACCTTTTCGACGAAGAAGGTGATTCTTCGGCCACCGTCACGGCCGACAGTTTGGTGTTTCAGGACCAGAAGGGCGTGCTGGATGCGTACCGAAACGTGGTCGTGACCACCGAAGATAACAAACGGCTCGAAAGCGAACACCTTACGTGGCACCAGGCCGACCGGACGATCCGCACCCGCCGGTTCGTGCGCATCCGCACGCCCTCGGAGGTGGTTCAGGGGGACGGGCTCGTCGCGGACGAGGATCTTGAAACGTACCAGCTCGGACGGTTTTCGGCGGAGGTGGACGTCGACGAGGACAACGACACGGATGAACAGCAGTGA
- a CDS encoding OstA-like protein translates to MTDPFDHRMWHLLGRALLVATVGMAWMGGGTEAWAQAEGDTSRAAPTGVEPAGLDSLPTGGTVPPPTPVQPAPDTIAPPRAFVNADSLIRRERRVQDLYGDVFVRQDSTRLRSDYARRYLSRSELLFTDNVVIYERGDTLRADTVRYDRATEVGYARGNVRLTNGEVNVRADSARYFASEKRSVFPDSVVLVDGDRVLRAQRGTYWSDEGRAEFGGRVRLTEPGTTLLSDSLTYYRDRDRSVAYGNVFIDRRGDDGAGADTTARTYLFGNRADNREARRYSRVEGDALLVRVRMDSTGAPSDTLVVAARRLEAFRTDMRRRLVAVDSVRIWQPDLSATADSAVYDRVVATTPDSVAGRRPPIDTIRPPPDSVAPQAGSDSLRAAAATASPPVPSQKQATAPPDSAGGRSRPVPDTSARPAGAGPSGRPSPTARRGARGAPAPPSRRWPPPTARADSALPIEETRLFRAPTTWFDDSQVWGDSIRVRARNRSPDTVFVRGAGFAAQRDSVLDRIQQLKAETITAYFDKGTLRRIRARPNARAIRFLAAENDSLNGAARTSGDRIELRFVDGSVRRVSVIGGTQTTYYRNSENIPDPFQLEGFQWTPARRPIRGELLRDARVRRRLDRGPARRDRPVAGPVPPPGAEGAWAFGADSTAQTWTEPPSPTDSMPVYLRQGMVPERSSSDSADRGPAVPPDSLRSLPPSDTLSTRPSPDS, encoded by the coding sequence ATGACTGATCCCTTTGACCATCGGATGTGGCACCTCCTGGGACGCGCCCTGTTGGTGGCGACGGTTGGAATGGCGTGGATGGGAGGTGGAACAGAGGCGTGGGCCCAGGCCGAAGGCGACACGTCCCGGGCGGCCCCGACTGGGGTAGAGCCGGCGGGCTTGGACTCGCTGCCGACAGGGGGGACCGTGCCGCCGCCCACACCGGTGCAGCCAGCACCCGACACCATCGCCCCCCCGCGGGCCTTCGTCAACGCCGACTCGCTGATCCGGAGGGAGCGGCGTGTGCAGGATCTGTACGGGGATGTCTTCGTCCGCCAGGACTCGACGCGATTGCGGTCGGACTACGCCCGGCGGTACCTCTCTCGCAGCGAGCTCCTCTTTACCGACAACGTGGTCATCTACGAACGGGGCGACACCCTCCGGGCCGATACGGTGCGGTACGACCGCGCGACCGAAGTCGGGTACGCCCGCGGCAACGTGCGACTAACGAACGGTGAGGTGAACGTCCGGGCCGACAGCGCGCGATACTTCGCCTCGGAGAAGCGCTCGGTTTTTCCCGACAGCGTCGTGCTCGTTGACGGCGACCGGGTGCTACGGGCCCAGCGGGGCACGTACTGGTCCGACGAAGGCCGGGCGGAGTTTGGGGGGCGCGTGCGGCTCACCGAGCCGGGCACGACGCTTCTCTCGGACTCCCTGACGTACTACCGCGACCGCGATCGGTCTGTGGCCTACGGAAACGTCTTCATCGACCGGCGGGGCGACGACGGGGCGGGCGCCGACACCACGGCGCGGACCTATTTGTTCGGGAATCGGGCGGACAACCGGGAGGCCCGTCGCTACAGCCGGGTGGAGGGCGACGCGCTGCTGGTCCGGGTCCGGATGGACTCAACGGGCGCCCCAAGCGACACCCTGGTGGTAGCGGCCCGTCGCCTGGAGGCCTTCCGCACGGACATGCGTCGTCGGCTCGTGGCGGTGGATTCGGTGCGCATCTGGCAGCCCGACCTTTCCGCCACGGCGGATTCCGCGGTGTACGACCGCGTCGTCGCCACTACTCCCGACAGCGTCGCCGGTCGGCGGCCCCCAATCGACACGATCCGCCCGCCGCCAGACTCTGTGGCCCCACAGGCCGGTTCCGACTCGCTCCGGGCCGCTGCCGCCACAGCCTCCCCGCCCGTTCCCTCTCAAAAACAGGCAACGGCCCCCCCCGATTCGGCCGGCGGTCGGTCCCGACCCGTGCCCGACACGTCGGCGCGTCCTGCCGGGGCGGGCCCCTCCGGCCGCCCTTCTCCTACAGCCCGGCGAGGTGCCCGTGGGGCCCCAGCACCGCCGTCCCGGAGGTGGCCCCCCCCAACGGCACGGGCCGACAGCGCCCTGCCGATCGAGGAAACCCGCCTGTTCCGGGCCCCCACGACGTGGTTTGACGACAGTCAGGTGTGGGGGGACTCCATTCGGGTCCGGGCGCGAAATCGGAGCCCCGACACCGTGTTTGTCCGGGGGGCTGGATTCGCGGCCCAGCGCGATTCGGTGCTGGATCGAATCCAGCAACTGAAGGCCGAGACGATTACCGCATACTTCGACAAAGGCACCCTCCGCCGCATCCGGGCCCGCCCCAATGCCCGGGCCATCCGGTTTCTGGCGGCCGAGAACGATTCCCTGAACGGGGCGGCCCGGACGTCCGGCGACCGCATCGAGCTGCGTTTCGTGGACGGCAGCGTCCGACGGGTGAGCGTCATTGGGGGGACGCAGACCACCTACTACCGGAACAGTGAGAACATCCCGGACCCTTTTCAGCTGGAGGGCTTTCAATGGACGCCAGCACGGCGCCCGATCCGAGGCGAGCTGCTCCGGGACGCCCGGGTGCGTCGGCGGCTCGATCGAGGGCCGGCGCGTCGCGACCGCCCGGTGGCCGGGCCGGTGCCTCCGCCGGGCGCCGAGGGAGCGTGGGCCTTTGGGGCCGACTCGACCGCCCAGACCTGGACCGAACCGCCGTCCCCCACAGACTCCATGCCCGTATACCTCCGGCAGGGAATGGTGCCCGAACGTTCGTCTTCGGACTCTGCGGATCGGGGCCCGGCAGTCCCGCCCGACTCCCTGCGATCCCTCCCGCCGTCAGACACCCTCAGCACAAGGCCCAGTCCCGACTCATGA
- the lptB gene encoding LPS export ABC transporter ATP-binding protein: MSASSSDGSSVDRDASGEPATLAARHLTKRYDKRAVVDDVSLEVKQGEIVGLLGPNGAGKTTTFHMIVGMIRPNGGSIHLEDDDITRLPMYKRARRGVGYLAQETSVFRELTVEDNLHAVLEFQSMSDADRTARVESLIEEFGLERVRDSKGYELSGGERRRTEIARALSTRPRFFLLDEPFAGVDPIAVEDIQSIVAGLQERGIGVLITDHNVHETLAITDRAYLLYEGHILKHGTAEELAADPEVRKRYLGEKFSLERY, from the coding sequence ATGAGCGCCTCGTCCTCCGATGGGTCCTCTGTGGACCGCGACGCCTCCGGCGAGCCGGCGACGCTCGCGGCGCGTCACCTCACGAAGCGATACGACAAGCGGGCCGTGGTCGACGACGTGAGTCTTGAGGTGAAGCAGGGGGAGATCGTGGGCCTCCTCGGCCCGAACGGCGCCGGCAAGACGACAACCTTCCACATGATCGTGGGTATGATTCGTCCCAACGGGGGATCCATCCACCTGGAGGACGACGACATCACGCGACTTCCGATGTACAAGCGGGCCCGACGCGGGGTGGGGTACCTGGCCCAAGAGACTTCCGTCTTTCGGGAGCTTACGGTGGAAGACAATCTGCACGCGGTGTTGGAATTCCAGTCGATGAGCGACGCGGACCGCACCGCCCGCGTGGAGTCGCTCATCGAAGAGTTTGGGTTGGAACGGGTGCGAGACTCGAAGGGATACGAGCTGTCCGGGGGCGAGCGCCGCCGCACCGAGATTGCGCGGGCCCTCTCGACCCGGCCTCGGTTCTTTTTGCTCGACGAGCCGTTCGCGGGCGTCGACCCGATCGCGGTCGAAGACATTCAAAGCATCGTCGCGGGCCTTCAGGAGCGCGGCATCGGGGTGCTCATCACGGACCACAACGTACACGAAACCCTTGCAATCACGGATCGCGCCTATTTACTATATGAGGGGCACATCTTAAAGCACGGCACCGCGGAAGAGCTTGCGGCCGACCCCGAGGTGCGCAAGCGGTATCTCGGCGAGAAATTTTCGCTCGAGCGGTACTAG